A genomic stretch from Ursus arctos isolate Adak ecotype North America unplaced genomic scaffold, UrsArc2.0 scaffold_21, whole genome shotgun sequence includes:
- the A4GALT gene encoding lactosylceramide 4-alpha-galactosyltransferase isoform X1, whose amino-acid sequence MGLRGPCARHRIVGCRWPEGPRPHRTERPACHMAELSLLTTVACARARAGPAMAICCRQPWLCAREAPRCVTESKWDSAQTSAPGLPLPFRRPASSCCGLLASSGENMSRPPECLLRLFRGAPRQRVCTLFIISFKFTFFVSIMIYWHIVGGPRGQREFSNLPANIPCPRLVPPPLPSSTQPPGNIFFLETSDRTSPNFLFMCSVESAARAHPESRVVVLMKGLPGGNASLPRHLGLSLLGCFPNVHLLPLDLEELFRDTPLAAWYAARQRRWEPYLLPVLSDASRIALMWKFGGIYLDTDFIVLKNLQNLTNTLGTQSRYVLNGAFLAFERHHEFMALCMRDFVAHYNGWIWGHQGPQLLTRVFKKWCSIRSLDESHACRGVTALPCEAFYPIPWQDWKKYFQEVSPEELRQLFKATYAVHVWNKKSQGTRLEATSRALLAQLHARYCPTTHEAMKMYL is encoded by the exons ATGGGGCTGAGGGGCCCATGTGCTAGGCATCGAATCGTGGGCTGCCGGTGGCCTGAGGGGCCCAGGCCTCACAGGACAGAGAGGCCTGCGTGCCACATGGCAGAGCTGTCACTTCTGACAACCGTCGCCTGTGCCAGGGCCCGGGCTGGGCCCGCTATGGCCATATGTTGTAGGCAGCCCTGGCTCTGTGCTCGGGAAGCTCCCAGGTGTGTCACAGAGAGCAAATGGGACTCTGCCCAGACCTCGGCCCCTGGCCTGCCACTCCCGTTTCGCAG ACCGGCCAGTTCCTGCTGCGGGCTCCTGGCGTCATCTGGGGAGAACATGTCCAGGCCCCCTGAGTGCCTGCTGCGGCTGTTCCGGGGCGCCCCGAGACAGCGGGTCTGCACCCTGTTTATCATCAGCTTCAAGTTCACGTTCTTCGTCTCCATCATGATCTACTGGCACATCGTGGGAGGACCCAGAGGCCAAAGAGAGTTCTCTAACTTGCCTGCCAACATCCCCTGCCCCCGGTTGGTGCCCCCTCCGCTGCCCTCTAGCACCCAGCCTCCGGGCAACATCTTCTTCCTGGAGACATCAGACCGGACCAGCCCCAACTTTCTATTCATGTGCTCAGTGGAGTCAGCCGCCAGGGCCCACCCCGAGTCCCGGGTGGTGGTCCTGATGAAGGGGCTGCCCGGCGGCAACGCCTCCCTGCCCCGGCACCTGGGCCTCTCGCTTCTGGGCTGCTTCCCCAACGTGCACCTGCTCCCGCTGGACCTGGAGGAGCTGTTCCGGGACACGCCCCTGGCGGCCTGGTATGCGGCCCGGCAGCGCCGCTGGGAGCCCTACCTGCTGCCCGTGCTGTCCGACGCCTCCCGGATCGCGCTCATGTGGAAGTTCGGCGGCATCTACCTGGACACGGACTTCATCGTCCTCAAAAACCTGCAGAATCTGACCAACACGCTGGGCACTCAGTCCCGCTACGTCCTCAACGGTGCCTTCCTGGCCTTCGAGCGCCACCACGAGTTCATGGCGCTGTGCATGCGCGACTTCGTGGCCCACTACAACGGCTGGATCTGGGGCCACCAGGGCCCGCAGCTGCTCACGCGGGTCTTCAAGAAGTGGTGCTCCATCCGCAGCCTGGATGAGAGCCACGCCTGCCGCGGCGTCACCGCCCTGCCCTGCGAGGCCTTCTACCCCATCCCCTGGCAGGACTGGAAGAAGTACTTCCAAGAGGTCAGCCCCGAGGAGCTGCGCCAGCTGTTCAAGGCCACCTACGCTGTCCACGTGTGGAACAAGAAGAGCCAGGGCACACGCTTGGAGGCCACGTCCCGGGCGCTGCTGGCCCAGCTCCACGCCCGCTACTGTCCCACGACGCATGAGGCCATGAAGATGTACTTGTGA
- the A4GALT gene encoding lactosylceramide 4-alpha-galactosyltransferase isoform X3 — protein sequence MLQRRPPGTTLRLPASSCCGLLASSGENMSRPPECLLRLFRGAPRQRVCTLFIISFKFTFFVSIMIYWHIVGGPRGQREFSNLPANIPCPRLVPPPLPSSTQPPGNIFFLETSDRTSPNFLFMCSVESAARAHPESRVVVLMKGLPGGNASLPRHLGLSLLGCFPNVHLLPLDLEELFRDTPLAAWYAARQRRWEPYLLPVLSDASRIALMWKFGGIYLDTDFIVLKNLQNLTNTLGTQSRYVLNGAFLAFERHHEFMALCMRDFVAHYNGWIWGHQGPQLLTRVFKKWCSIRSLDESHACRGVTALPCEAFYPIPWQDWKKYFQEVSPEELRQLFKATYAVHVWNKKSQGTRLEATSRALLAQLHARYCPTTHEAMKMYL from the exons ATGCTCCAGCGCCGGCCTCCTGGCACCACGCTCAGGCT ACCGGCCAGTTCCTGCTGCGGGCTCCTGGCGTCATCTGGGGAGAACATGTCCAGGCCCCCTGAGTGCCTGCTGCGGCTGTTCCGGGGCGCCCCGAGACAGCGGGTCTGCACCCTGTTTATCATCAGCTTCAAGTTCACGTTCTTCGTCTCCATCATGATCTACTGGCACATCGTGGGAGGACCCAGAGGCCAAAGAGAGTTCTCTAACTTGCCTGCCAACATCCCCTGCCCCCGGTTGGTGCCCCCTCCGCTGCCCTCTAGCACCCAGCCTCCGGGCAACATCTTCTTCCTGGAGACATCAGACCGGACCAGCCCCAACTTTCTATTCATGTGCTCAGTGGAGTCAGCCGCCAGGGCCCACCCCGAGTCCCGGGTGGTGGTCCTGATGAAGGGGCTGCCCGGCGGCAACGCCTCCCTGCCCCGGCACCTGGGCCTCTCGCTTCTGGGCTGCTTCCCCAACGTGCACCTGCTCCCGCTGGACCTGGAGGAGCTGTTCCGGGACACGCCCCTGGCGGCCTGGTATGCGGCCCGGCAGCGCCGCTGGGAGCCCTACCTGCTGCCCGTGCTGTCCGACGCCTCCCGGATCGCGCTCATGTGGAAGTTCGGCGGCATCTACCTGGACACGGACTTCATCGTCCTCAAAAACCTGCAGAATCTGACCAACACGCTGGGCACTCAGTCCCGCTACGTCCTCAACGGTGCCTTCCTGGCCTTCGAGCGCCACCACGAGTTCATGGCGCTGTGCATGCGCGACTTCGTGGCCCACTACAACGGCTGGATCTGGGGCCACCAGGGCCCGCAGCTGCTCACGCGGGTCTTCAAGAAGTGGTGCTCCATCCGCAGCCTGGATGAGAGCCACGCCTGCCGCGGCGTCACCGCCCTGCCCTGCGAGGCCTTCTACCCCATCCCCTGGCAGGACTGGAAGAAGTACTTCCAAGAGGTCAGCCCCGAGGAGCTGCGCCAGCTGTTCAAGGCCACCTACGCTGTCCACGTGTGGAACAAGAAGAGCCAGGGCACACGCTTGGAGGCCACGTCCCGGGCGCTGCTGGCCCAGCTCCACGCCCGCTACTGTCCCACGACGCATGAGGCCATGAAGATGTACTTGTGA
- the A4GALT gene encoding lactosylceramide 4-alpha-galactosyltransferase isoform X2: MGIIRRQMLPKPRVWMTASRPASSCCGLLASSGENMSRPPECLLRLFRGAPRQRVCTLFIISFKFTFFVSIMIYWHIVGGPRGQREFSNLPANIPCPRLVPPPLPSSTQPPGNIFFLETSDRTSPNFLFMCSVESAARAHPESRVVVLMKGLPGGNASLPRHLGLSLLGCFPNVHLLPLDLEELFRDTPLAAWYAARQRRWEPYLLPVLSDASRIALMWKFGGIYLDTDFIVLKNLQNLTNTLGTQSRYVLNGAFLAFERHHEFMALCMRDFVAHYNGWIWGHQGPQLLTRVFKKWCSIRSLDESHACRGVTALPCEAFYPIPWQDWKKYFQEVSPEELRQLFKATYAVHVWNKKSQGTRLEATSRALLAQLHARYCPTTHEAMKMYL; the protein is encoded by the coding sequence ACCGGCCAGTTCCTGCTGCGGGCTCCTGGCGTCATCTGGGGAGAACATGTCCAGGCCCCCTGAGTGCCTGCTGCGGCTGTTCCGGGGCGCCCCGAGACAGCGGGTCTGCACCCTGTTTATCATCAGCTTCAAGTTCACGTTCTTCGTCTCCATCATGATCTACTGGCACATCGTGGGAGGACCCAGAGGCCAAAGAGAGTTCTCTAACTTGCCTGCCAACATCCCCTGCCCCCGGTTGGTGCCCCCTCCGCTGCCCTCTAGCACCCAGCCTCCGGGCAACATCTTCTTCCTGGAGACATCAGACCGGACCAGCCCCAACTTTCTATTCATGTGCTCAGTGGAGTCAGCCGCCAGGGCCCACCCCGAGTCCCGGGTGGTGGTCCTGATGAAGGGGCTGCCCGGCGGCAACGCCTCCCTGCCCCGGCACCTGGGCCTCTCGCTTCTGGGCTGCTTCCCCAACGTGCACCTGCTCCCGCTGGACCTGGAGGAGCTGTTCCGGGACACGCCCCTGGCGGCCTGGTATGCGGCCCGGCAGCGCCGCTGGGAGCCCTACCTGCTGCCCGTGCTGTCCGACGCCTCCCGGATCGCGCTCATGTGGAAGTTCGGCGGCATCTACCTGGACACGGACTTCATCGTCCTCAAAAACCTGCAGAATCTGACCAACACGCTGGGCACTCAGTCCCGCTACGTCCTCAACGGTGCCTTCCTGGCCTTCGAGCGCCACCACGAGTTCATGGCGCTGTGCATGCGCGACTTCGTGGCCCACTACAACGGCTGGATCTGGGGCCACCAGGGCCCGCAGCTGCTCACGCGGGTCTTCAAGAAGTGGTGCTCCATCCGCAGCCTGGATGAGAGCCACGCCTGCCGCGGCGTCACCGCCCTGCCCTGCGAGGCCTTCTACCCCATCCCCTGGCAGGACTGGAAGAAGTACTTCCAAGAGGTCAGCCCCGAGGAGCTGCGCCAGCTGTTCAAGGCCACCTACGCTGTCCACGTGTGGAACAAGAAGAGCCAGGGCACACGCTTGGAGGCCACGTCCCGGGCGCTGCTGGCCCAGCTCCACGCCCGCTACTGTCCCACGACGCATGAGGCCATGAAGATGTACTTGTGA
- the A4GALT gene encoding lactosylceramide 4-alpha-galactosyltransferase isoform X5 yields MSRPPECLLRLFRGAPRQRVCTLFIISFKFTFFVSIMIYWHIVGGPRGQREFSNLPANIPCPRLVPPPLPSSTQPPGNIFFLETSDRTSPNFLFMCSVESAARAHPESRVVVLMKGLPGGNASLPRHLGLSLLGCFPNVHLLPLDLEELFRDTPLAAWYAARQRRWEPYLLPVLSDASRIALMWKFGGIYLDTDFIVLKNLQNLTNTLGTQSRYVLNGAFLAFERHHEFMALCMRDFVAHYNGWIWGHQGPQLLTRVFKKWCSIRSLDESHACRGVTALPCEAFYPIPWQDWKKYFQEVSPEELRQLFKATYAVHVWNKKSQGTRLEATSRALLAQLHARYCPTTHEAMKMYL; encoded by the coding sequence ATGTCCAGGCCCCCTGAGTGCCTGCTGCGGCTGTTCCGGGGCGCCCCGAGACAGCGGGTCTGCACCCTGTTTATCATCAGCTTCAAGTTCACGTTCTTCGTCTCCATCATGATCTACTGGCACATCGTGGGAGGACCCAGAGGCCAAAGAGAGTTCTCTAACTTGCCTGCCAACATCCCCTGCCCCCGGTTGGTGCCCCCTCCGCTGCCCTCTAGCACCCAGCCTCCGGGCAACATCTTCTTCCTGGAGACATCAGACCGGACCAGCCCCAACTTTCTATTCATGTGCTCAGTGGAGTCAGCCGCCAGGGCCCACCCCGAGTCCCGGGTGGTGGTCCTGATGAAGGGGCTGCCCGGCGGCAACGCCTCCCTGCCCCGGCACCTGGGCCTCTCGCTTCTGGGCTGCTTCCCCAACGTGCACCTGCTCCCGCTGGACCTGGAGGAGCTGTTCCGGGACACGCCCCTGGCGGCCTGGTATGCGGCCCGGCAGCGCCGCTGGGAGCCCTACCTGCTGCCCGTGCTGTCCGACGCCTCCCGGATCGCGCTCATGTGGAAGTTCGGCGGCATCTACCTGGACACGGACTTCATCGTCCTCAAAAACCTGCAGAATCTGACCAACACGCTGGGCACTCAGTCCCGCTACGTCCTCAACGGTGCCTTCCTGGCCTTCGAGCGCCACCACGAGTTCATGGCGCTGTGCATGCGCGACTTCGTGGCCCACTACAACGGCTGGATCTGGGGCCACCAGGGCCCGCAGCTGCTCACGCGGGTCTTCAAGAAGTGGTGCTCCATCCGCAGCCTGGATGAGAGCCACGCCTGCCGCGGCGTCACCGCCCTGCCCTGCGAGGCCTTCTACCCCATCCCCTGGCAGGACTGGAAGAAGTACTTCCAAGAGGTCAGCCCCGAGGAGCTGCGCCAGCTGTTCAAGGCCACCTACGCTGTCCACGTGTGGAACAAGAAGAGCCAGGGCACACGCTTGGAGGCCACGTCCCGGGCGCTGCTGGCCCAGCTCCACGCCCGCTACTGTCCCACGACGCATGAGGCCATGAAGATGTACTTGTGA
- the A4GALT gene encoding lactosylceramide 4-alpha-galactosyltransferase isoform X4, whose amino-acid sequence MGLCPDLGPWPATPVSQVRKEVGLRASRPRGLWKPALAVPGACGKCFFGPGMPAVCPNVMLVSYRPASSCCGLLASSGENMSRPPECLLRLFRGAPRQRVCTLFIISFKFTFFVSIMIYWHIVGGPRGQREFSNLPANIPCPRLVPPPLPSSTQPPGNIFFLETSDRTSPNFLFMCSVESAARAHPESRVVVLMKGLPGGNASLPRHLGLSLLGCFPNVHLLPLDLEELFRDTPLAAWYAARQRRWEPYLLPVLSDASRIALMWKFGGIYLDTDFIVLKNLQNLTNTLGTQSRYVLNGAFLAFERHHEFMALCMRDFVAHYNGWIWGHQGPQLLTRVFKKWCSIRSLDESHACRGVTALPCEAFYPIPWQDWKKYFQEVSPEELRQLFKATYAVHVWNKKSQGTRLEATSRALLAQLHARYCPTTHEAMKMYL is encoded by the coding sequence ATGGGACTCTGCCCAGACCTCGGCCCCTGGCCTGCCACTCCCGTTTCGCAGGTGAGGAAGGAGGTGGGACTCAGAGCCAGCAGGCCCAGGGGGCTTTGGAAGCCGGCGTTGGCCGTACCTGGTGCTTGTGGGAAGTGTTTTTTTGGGCCAGGGATGCCAGCAGTCTGCCCGAATGTGATGCTCGTCTCTTATAGACCGGCCAGTTCCTGCTGCGGGCTCCTGGCGTCATCTGGGGAGAACATGTCCAGGCCCCCTGAGTGCCTGCTGCGGCTGTTCCGGGGCGCCCCGAGACAGCGGGTCTGCACCCTGTTTATCATCAGCTTCAAGTTCACGTTCTTCGTCTCCATCATGATCTACTGGCACATCGTGGGAGGACCCAGAGGCCAAAGAGAGTTCTCTAACTTGCCTGCCAACATCCCCTGCCCCCGGTTGGTGCCCCCTCCGCTGCCCTCTAGCACCCAGCCTCCGGGCAACATCTTCTTCCTGGAGACATCAGACCGGACCAGCCCCAACTTTCTATTCATGTGCTCAGTGGAGTCAGCCGCCAGGGCCCACCCCGAGTCCCGGGTGGTGGTCCTGATGAAGGGGCTGCCCGGCGGCAACGCCTCCCTGCCCCGGCACCTGGGCCTCTCGCTTCTGGGCTGCTTCCCCAACGTGCACCTGCTCCCGCTGGACCTGGAGGAGCTGTTCCGGGACACGCCCCTGGCGGCCTGGTATGCGGCCCGGCAGCGCCGCTGGGAGCCCTACCTGCTGCCCGTGCTGTCCGACGCCTCCCGGATCGCGCTCATGTGGAAGTTCGGCGGCATCTACCTGGACACGGACTTCATCGTCCTCAAAAACCTGCAGAATCTGACCAACACGCTGGGCACTCAGTCCCGCTACGTCCTCAACGGTGCCTTCCTGGCCTTCGAGCGCCACCACGAGTTCATGGCGCTGTGCATGCGCGACTTCGTGGCCCACTACAACGGCTGGATCTGGGGCCACCAGGGCCCGCAGCTGCTCACGCGGGTCTTCAAGAAGTGGTGCTCCATCCGCAGCCTGGATGAGAGCCACGCCTGCCGCGGCGTCACCGCCCTGCCCTGCGAGGCCTTCTACCCCATCCCCTGGCAGGACTGGAAGAAGTACTTCCAAGAGGTCAGCCCCGAGGAGCTGCGCCAGCTGTTCAAGGCCACCTACGCTGTCCACGTGTGGAACAAGAAGAGCCAGGGCACACGCTTGGAGGCCACGTCCCGGGCGCTGCTGGCCCAGCTCCACGCCCGCTACTGTCCCACGACGCATGAGGCCATGAAGATGTACTTGTGA